A window from Drosophila nasuta strain 15112-1781.00 chromosome 3, ASM2355853v1, whole genome shotgun sequence encodes these proteins:
- the LOC132790255 gene encoding molybdenum cofactor biosynthesis protein 1 isoform X1, with protein MRLLVKRAKLMLFQCGAQISRRPSSGMATGSQFHRLATATATKTVATGAQQHDLDTDSHLRGTTIRQNQIATSPLTDSFGRHHTYLRISLTERCNLRCDYCMPAEGVPLQPKSQLLTTEEVLHLARIFVEQGVRKIRLTGGEPTVRRDIVEIVAQLKALPELEHVGITTNGLVLTRLLLPLQRAGLDSLNISLDTLRKDRFERITRRKGWERVIAGIDLAVQLGYRPKVNCVLMRDFNEDEICDFVEFTRERPVDVRFIEYMPFSGNKWQTERLISYSETVKIIRERFPDFQALPNGPNDTSKAYAVPGFAGQMGFITSMTEHFCGTCNRLRLTADGNIKVCLFGNKEYSLRDALRSDQCTEEQLIELIGSAVQRKKRQHAGYATVDIRQQHLLHPHQKPLLQMRNYSNLTHIDAQGKAKMVDVAAKAQTTRVATAEAFVQVGERLTALIAANELAKGDVLSIAQLAGIMGAKQTSQLIPLCHNIALSSVRVQATLLETEKCVRLEASVRCTGQTGVEMEALTAVAVAALTVYDMCKAVSHDICITNVRLLSKSGGKRDFQRQ; from the exons ATGAGATTGCTGGTGAAACGCGCCAAGCTAATGCTGTTCCAATGCGGCGCACAAATCTCTCGCCGCCCGTCGTCGGGCATGGCAACCGGTTCGCAATTCCACAGATTggcgacggcaacggcgacaAAAACTGTGGCAACAGGTGCTCAACAGCACGATTTGGATACTGACAGCCACTTGAGGGGAACAACAATCAGACAG AATCAAATAGCGACTTCACCGCTCACAGACAGCTTTGGAAGACATCATACGTATCTGCGAATTTCACTCACCGAACGCTGCAATTTGCGCT GCGATTACTGTATGCCCGCCGAAGGTGTGCCGCTCCAGCCAAAATCACAGCTGTTGACCACCGAAGAAGTGCTCCACTTGGCCCGCATCTTTGTGGAGCAGGGAGTGCGAAAGATTCGCCTGACGGGAGGCGAGCCAACAGTGCGTCGCGACATTGTGGAGATTGTGGCACAGCTGAAAGCGCTGCCTGAGCTGGAGCACGTGGGGATAACCACCAATGGCCTGGTGCTGACACgtctgttgctgccgctgcaacGCGCTGGCCTCGACTCGCTCAACATCAGCCTGGACACTCTGCGCAAGGATCGCTTCGAGCGGATTACGCGACGCAAGGGTTGGGAGCGAGTGATTGCCGGCATCGATCTGGCCGTTCAGCTGGGCTATCGACCTAAG GTCAACTGTGTGCTGATGCGCGACTTCAATGAGGATGAGATCTGTGATTTCGTCGAGTTCACACGTGAGCGTCCAGTTGATGTGCGCTTCATTGAGTACATGCCTTTCTCGGGCAACAAGTGGCAGACGGAACGTCTCATCTCCTACAGCGAAACAGTGAAGATCATTCGAGAGCGTTTTCCCGACTTCCAGGCACTGCCCAACGGTCCTAATGACACATCCAAGGCGTATGCGGTGCCAGGGTTTGCAGGTCAAATGGGTTTCATCACCTCGATGACGGAACACTTTTGTGGCACTTGCAATCGACTGCGTCTCACGGCCGATGGCAACATCAAGGTGTGTCTGTTTGGCAACAAAGAGTATTCTCTAAGGGATGCCCTGCGCAGCGATCAGTGCACAGAAGAGCAGCTCATCGAGTTGATTGGCAGCGCTGTGCAGCGCAAGAAGCGACAACATGCAG GTTACGCCACAGTTGACATCAGGCAGCAGCACTTGCTTCATCCTCATCAGAAACCACTTTTACAGATGCGCAACTACAGCAACTTGACGCACATCGATGCCCAGGGCAAAGCAAAAATGGTTGATGTGGCCGCCAAGGCGCAGACGACACGCGTGGCCACAGCCGAGGCCTTCGTCCAGGTGGGAGAGCGTCTCACGGCGCTGATTGCAGCCAACGAGCTGGCCAAGGGCGATGTGCTGAGCATTGCCCAGCTGGCGGGTATAATGGGTGCCAAGCAGACCTCCCAGTTGATCCCATTGTGTCACAACATTGCGCTCTCCTCGGTCCGAGTGCAAGCCACACTTCTCGAAACGGAAAAGTGCGTCCGTCTCGAGGCGAGCGTGCGTTGCACTGGCCAAACTGGCGTGGAAATGGAGGCGTTAACtgctgtcgccgtcgctgcTCTCACCGTCTACGACATGTGCAAGGCTGTCTCCCATGACATCTGTATCACGAATGTGCGTCTGCTGAGCAAATCGGGCGGCAAGCGCGACTTTCAACGTCAATAA
- the LOC132790255 gene encoding molybdenum cofactor biosynthesis protein 1 isoform X2: MRLLVKRAKLMLFQCGAQISRRPSSGMATGSQFHRLATATATKTVATGAQQHDLDTDSHLRGTTIRQNQIATSPLTDSFGRHHTYLRISLTERCNLRCDYCMPAEGVPLQPKSQLLTTEEVLHLARIFVEQGVRKIRLTGGEPTVRRDIVEIVAQLKALPELEHVGITTNGLVLTRLLLPLQRAGLDSLNISLDTLRKDRFERITRRKGWERVIAGIDLAVQLGYRPKVNCVLMRDFNEDEICDFVEFTRERPVDVRFIEYMPFSGNKWQTERLISYSETVKIIRERFPDFQALPNGPNDTSKAYAVPGFAGQMGFITSMTEHFCGTCNRLRLTADGNIKVCLFGNKEYSLRDALRSDQCTEEQLIELIGSAVQRKKRQHAGMLNLSQMENRPMILIGG; encoded by the exons ATGAGATTGCTGGTGAAACGCGCCAAGCTAATGCTGTTCCAATGCGGCGCACAAATCTCTCGCCGCCCGTCGTCGGGCATGGCAACCGGTTCGCAATTCCACAGATTggcgacggcaacggcgacaAAAACTGTGGCAACAGGTGCTCAACAGCACGATTTGGATACTGACAGCCACTTGAGGGGAACAACAATCAGACAG AATCAAATAGCGACTTCACCGCTCACAGACAGCTTTGGAAGACATCATACGTATCTGCGAATTTCACTCACCGAACGCTGCAATTTGCGCT GCGATTACTGTATGCCCGCCGAAGGTGTGCCGCTCCAGCCAAAATCACAGCTGTTGACCACCGAAGAAGTGCTCCACTTGGCCCGCATCTTTGTGGAGCAGGGAGTGCGAAAGATTCGCCTGACGGGAGGCGAGCCAACAGTGCGTCGCGACATTGTGGAGATTGTGGCACAGCTGAAAGCGCTGCCTGAGCTGGAGCACGTGGGGATAACCACCAATGGCCTGGTGCTGACACgtctgttgctgccgctgcaacGCGCTGGCCTCGACTCGCTCAACATCAGCCTGGACACTCTGCGCAAGGATCGCTTCGAGCGGATTACGCGACGCAAGGGTTGGGAGCGAGTGATTGCCGGCATCGATCTGGCCGTTCAGCTGGGCTATCGACCTAAG GTCAACTGTGTGCTGATGCGCGACTTCAATGAGGATGAGATCTGTGATTTCGTCGAGTTCACACGTGAGCGTCCAGTTGATGTGCGCTTCATTGAGTACATGCCTTTCTCGGGCAACAAGTGGCAGACGGAACGTCTCATCTCCTACAGCGAAACAGTGAAGATCATTCGAGAGCGTTTTCCCGACTTCCAGGCACTGCCCAACGGTCCTAATGACACATCCAAGGCGTATGCGGTGCCAGGGTTTGCAGGTCAAATGGGTTTCATCACCTCGATGACGGAACACTTTTGTGGCACTTGCAATCGACTGCGTCTCACGGCCGATGGCAACATCAAGGTGTGTCTGTTTGGCAACAAAGAGTATTCTCTAAGGGATGCCCTGCGCAGCGATCAGTGCACAGAAGAGCAGCTCATCGAGTTGATTGGCAGCGCTGTGCAGCGCAAGAAGCGACAACATGCAG GCATGCTGAATCTGTCGCAGATGGAAAATCGCCCAATGATACTCATAGGCGGCTAG
- the LOC132790258 gene encoding probable prefoldin subunit 2, which yields MSNEAAKAQISQEKIVARFQQLRNEQRNLANSLNTLEMDLREHKTVIETLNSADPERKCFRLIGGVLCERTVKDVLPQLVENKDFMAKTITMVTEELSKKGSEINKFKEEHNIKIRGEQIDGSSKASEAESATKAENRNVLVSN from the exons ATGAGCAACGAAGCGGCGAAAGCGCAAATCTCCCAGGAGAAAATTGTGGCCCGGTTCCAACAGCTGCGGAACGAACAAAGAAATTTGGCCAACAGCCTCAATACGTTGGAAATGGATCTGCGTGAACACAA AACTGTGATAGAAACCCTTAATTCGGCGGATCCGGAACGTAAGTGCTTCCGTCTCATTGGCGGAGTGCTGTGCGAACGCACCGTCAAAGATGTACTGCCCCAGTTGGTGGAGAACAAGGATTTCATGGCGAAAACAATTACAATGGTCACCGAAGAACTGAGCAAAAAAGGCTccgaaatcaataaatttaaggAAGAGCACAACATCAAGATACGTGGCGAGCAAATTGACGGCTCCTCGAAGGCATCCGAGGCGGAAAGCGCCACCAAAGCGGAAAACCGTAATGTGCTTGTGTCCAACTAA
- the LOC132790257 gene encoding uncharacterized protein LOC132790257: MHILLRLLSALCLLQLLHAAYDVVAPTQNLTAYLHARQKRHQLVYPNGATIRLVVGPVMGVQLDDPVVWRSFLHYYTLHFGGYSMPSTPLYPWDKWETIFARSLNEQIRQLDASHEDDTRLFAYTALEQYMDSASGVTGRGRECLLRAMCENAQVHHHVGIMAELLNVLLTPGKAFLGDVYREAYAAGVAGVDCLRHFPGCPRGDSVLDAFALDVSH; the protein is encoded by the exons atgcatatacttctcCGCCTGTTGTCAGCGCTGTGCCTCTTGCAACTCTTGCACGCCGCTTACGATGTCGTTGCACCCACACAGAATTTAACGGCTTACCTTCATGCACGTCAGAAGCGTCATCAACTGGTTTATCCAAATGGAGCAACCATTCGCCTGGTCGTCGGCCCTGTGATGGGTGTGCAGCTGGACGATCCGGTTGTGTGGCGTAGTTTCCTTCATTACTATACGCTGCACTTTGGAGGATACTCAATGCCCTCGACGCCTTTGTATCCCTGGGACAAGTGGGAGACTATTTTTGCCAGATCGTTGAACGAACAGATCCGACAGCTGGATGCCTCGCATGAGGATGACACACGACTCTTTGCCTACACTGCATTGGAACAATACATGGACAGCGCCAGTGGCGTCACGGGTCGTGGTCGAGAGTGCTTGCTGCGTGCCATGTGCGAGAATGCGCAAGTGCATCATCATGTGGGGATTATGGCCGAGCTGTTAAATGTGCTGCTAAC ACCCGGCAAGGCGTTTCTCGGGGATGTTTACAGGGAGGCGTATGCTGCAGGCGTGGCAGGTGTGGATTGCTTGCGGCACTTTCCGGGCTGCCCTCGAGGTGACTCTGTGCTGGACGCCTTTGCTTTGGATGTGAGCCATTAA